TATACTTGCAACCGGGTTCATGCACGTTTTGCCTGACTCTTTTGACATGTTATGGTCGGATTGCTTGAAAGAGAACCCCTGGCACAAGTTCCCATTTTCAGGGTTTCTGGCTATGTTGTCTGCAATAGTGACCCTAATGGTGGATTCTATGGCCACGTGTATTTATAGCCGGAAATGCAACGCCGGAGTTACTCCAGACCATAATATTAATGCTGTCGGGGGAGATCAAGAGATGGCTGTTGTGAGTGCCGGGCATGTCCATGCTCACGGCCAACATCATGGGGCGAAGGCTGGAAGTGGAGAGACACAACTTTTACGTTATCGTGTTGTCGCCATGGTAagaatttttggcttcatatcGGTTGGTTTATCTAAACTTCgatatatattaagatattatatatatatatttatatatataccccctacaatacacacacacacatattaatATCAGGCCATGTCATACGgatctttatttcatttttttgaaaagacaaaaaaaggaTCAGATCACTCGCACAAGCAAGCAGCTTTATAATtagtcatgcatatatatatgatcgataGTGTAATTCTTTTGCTAATTCACACGGCCTACGTACATGACCTTCATTAAGCCAAGGGATATCGCGCGTGTGTGTGTTCATCTGTTGCTTCACTCGGCCTACATGAGCTTCATTTTAGGTCATGAAGGGTACGTATCGTGTGTGTGTATCATACTACCAGCACTTCTAgtttaacaaaacaaaaaagacaatTTCTTGAACATCTACAAATTACTTgagcgcgcgcgcgcgcacacacatatataccaCTTCAAGTTATACTCACCTCGATGCattaaatttagagaaaatctaATTAGTAGCCCTCTTTTTAAAACACCCAATACACTCTTGATGTGGAAGCTTTCCACATGaacaatgttaaaaaaataattaatcttttgatctttttaaaattataacgaGTCCCTCTTTAAGTGGTGTGTAATTAACACATCAAAACTTTTAGGTTTGTGTTTggcactactatttacaaatattaatttattactatatacaaactattaattacttttttactattatttacagatcatctGAGATTATCTCAGCATCCAAAATAgcctttataaatttatacgaAATACTCATGTTGTGTTTTTCATGATGGCTGGCTGCATGCAGGTACTAGAATTGGGTATTATTGTTCATTCAATCGTGATAGGGCTTTCACTAGGTGCCTCAAACAACACTTGTTCAATAAAAGGTCTCGTGGCTGCCCTTTGCTTCCATCAAATGTTTGAAGGGATGGGTCTTGGGGGTTCCATTCTTCAGGTGATCCCAAGAAATTCCGCTCGCTACTTAAGTTTTTTGCATCCAtatatgtatttgaattttaCTTCCACGGCCACTCAcacaattctctctctctctctctctctctctctctctctctctatatatatatatatatatgaatttctgAAACAGGCAGAGTACAAGTTCTTAAAGAAGGCTATCATGGTGTTCTTCTTCTCTGTGACAACCCCATTTGGGATTGCCTTGGGGATCGCGTTGTCAAAAACGTACAAAGAGAATAGCCCTAGCGCTTTGATAACGGTGGGACTGCTTAATGCATCATCGGCTGGACTTTTGATCTACATGGCTTTAGTTGATCTTCTTGCAGCGGATTTTATGGGTCCAAGGATGCAAGCTAGCATCAAGCTCCAGATCAAATCTTACATGGCGGTTCTTTTGGGTGCTGGTGGCATGTCTTTGATGGCAAAATGGGCTTGAGACAGAGATTTTAGCTTACATTATTTAGTTTAcattattgaaaattatttagtAGTTTACATTATAGATAATGTAAAATCAAGAATTATTTCTtgatttaatttcataattatcaaatcaagatttgatttttaaagatttttattttatcttatacctatataatttttctataaatatagataaatgctttgtattcaattaaaatagagaataaCAAAAAAGTAGTATCTctatttcattctttcattcttCATTCTCATGATCttcttttctattatattttattttctatgagtTTAGCCTAGTGTAAACCTACTACTGCAAATCGTACGATAATTAAACTATCATAATTAAATTGGTTGTTTAAGTTTATATGCATCGTTAATGTCGTACGATAATTCTCTCATGCATGCACTGCATGATCTGGGATCATGGGTGTTGAGGGTTCGGCATAAAGATACTCGCGGGCAATTAAATTGCTATACTAAGGGCCGGGGAGGATTCATTCATGTCCATCTATACTTAGTAACCAGTAAAACccatctgttaaaaaaaaaaaacatggacaCGGGGAAACTAATTAAATTTCCCTAAACTATCAtcacatgatttttatttttattttttactatttactcCTCATTCCAAATTTTGATACTTCAAGATTGGCAGTTAATTAAAGGtcgataaaagaaagaaaatgtggcATAATTGCATGTAAAGGTCAAATCTCGATCAGTGGTTCAAATTAACAGCTGACATGCATGCACTCTCATGACATGAATTGAACTCTCTAATTTAAACTGTCTCCACCTAAATCAatggagatgaaaattatacttctataaataatattttgtgtgcCATCACGATCGAAGCATTCAGATGAAGCTTTTGTACAAAGAGCTCGACCAGTATTCAATTGTATTTTGATATCTATCCTCGATCGATCCCTTTGGGCTTCGTTGTGTTCCATAAAAAAACCCACTGCATGCGCTCAGGTTTAAGATTTGGGAGAAAAActagtaataaataattgttAAAATACTAACATCTATCATCATTGATCAAATATTCGCAAGAACCGATTATTTTTGAATTGTGAATCATCACAGATTTTTATAAGAAGAGTATTGGATTGGAGTTTCCAGCCTATCTTTGTTTACATTAATGAACGTGACTGATGGAGAATCACATGcctttatatatagataggcCAAGATCCTTATCCACTATTTTCTAAGTGTTACTTCCTTCCATCTAGGAATGTAACTGTTGGTTTTTTAAACAAgtaattatctttattttaattatccaGAGTtttaatacatataaaaaactattaaaataaatatatataatatattaaagagTGTGCCACGTAAGCCACCTTTAAGTCTCCCACAAAGAGACGTGTTTTttcattctcccacttggatTATGTGACagtcatttaaaatcatctggATAACCAAAACCGAATTTGGCCACAAATAAAACTACTCAAACCATAACTTTtagaagaaatatataatatatgaatcaTGATggttatgttattatattaacaTTTCCCTCCATGTGTTACGCTGTATTAGTCtctctaaataaatttttatatgtgATATATCTCTTTATGAATGACTTCCTATAAGTCATTCTGGGTCTATACGTTATAGATTATGAGCAAATACTTAATGtgcacaaataaaaatattattcttgacAACAACAAGTATTGTATACAGTAgacaaatcaaacataaaatgAGCTCATTAACCCCATGCTCTCTACATGTTTTAGAAACATTTTTATTGAGAGCTTTTTTGTCATGAGATCTGCAATCATAAAGGTTGTACTTGTATACTATATTGATTGTtccttgactctctctctcctgacAGCAAGATATTTTACGTTAATATGTTTACCTTTGCTCCCACTCTTATTATTCTTAGAAAGGAAAATTGTTGCCAAATTATCATAGTAAATTCTTAAAAGCTTAGATATTGAATCTACAACTTGAAGCCTTGTAATAAAACTTATCAACCATTTCGCATGTGAAGTTGCTTCAAAGCATGCTATAAACTCTGCCGCCATAGTAAATGATACAATGATTGTCTGTTTGGTGCTCTTGCATGATATGACACCTCCTACTAACATGAAGACATATCCTGAAGTGGACTTTCTAAAGTCTTGGCAACCTGCAAAATCTGAGTCTGAATATTCAATCACTTCTAGACAATCAACATGCTTATAAGTAAGCATATGATTCTTGATTCCTTGTaaatatctcataatatttttagcaGCCTTCCAATGTTCTATTACAAGATTGCTTTGGTATCTTCTCAACATTCccataacatatataatatcagGTCTTATACAAATATGTGCATGCATTAAACTACCAACAGTAGATGCATATGAAATGTTTTCtacttctttcttttccaaAGCATTTTTCAGACATTAACTTAAACTGGATTTATCGCCCTTTAATATGGATGCTACATTGGTATACATTCATTTATTCTGAATTtttccaacatttttttaatgtaagcTTTATGTGAAAGTCCTAAAATTCTCTTAGATCTGTCTCAGTGAATCTCTATGCCTAAAACATAAGAGGATTCACCTAAATCCTTCATTTCAAAGCTTTGGAATAGAAATTCTTTTGTGTCATGTAATAGACCCAAATCATTAATTGcaagcaaaatgtcatcaacatataggactaagaaaataaacttaCCCCATTAAATTTATGGTATATGCAGTTATCTACGATGTTCTTTATAAAACCAAATGAAGTAATAACATCATGAAATTTCAGATACCATTGATGGGATGCTTGTTTTAGTCTATAAATTGATTTCTTTAGCTTGCAAACTAAATGATCATCTTTATCAGAATAAAACCCTTCAGGCTGCTTCATGTATATCTCTTCTTCAAGAGTCTCATTTAAAAACgttgttttcacatccatttgatgtAACTTTAAATCAAAGTGAGCTACTAATTCCATGATCACTCTAAAAGAATCATTTTTAGAGACTGGATAGAAAGTATGAGGTAGTCAATATCCTTTCGGTAGTGTGCGAGTCTCTCAGGCGGGAAGAATATTTTATGgtaaaaaaatgatttggttAGCAATTTGAGCTAGCTAGATTTAGCCAgtcaaaaacatgaaaattaaaattactgtaGATATGTCAAGTTTGATGTGGATGCATTTTAAGCAAGttagttaaattttagctaaattttgacTATGCCTAGCTCATTACTAATGCTGTAAACTCACAATCTGAAGCAATTtcatgtgatatattagatttgctttactataaaaataattttacaatctgacatatcacatcaatttataagtttatttttgtaaaatcccttggtggctaaaatatttctcaacatTGAAAACTAATTCTCGAACATCATCAAACTTTAGAACCATTGACTGTTTATGTTAGTTACTGGAAAAATCTAATGGAACGGGACATGACTCATTTTTTGTCACCGGCCTTAACACAAGCATGGCTTTAGAAACCACTTGAAAATCGTGGTGTTAACGCAAATTGATTCGTCTCTAAGCAACTCAATTGCTCGAGTTCTGTCGAATGAATGAAAgctttaacaaagaaaaaagcttTTTGTACTGTATTTTTTAAAGAACATTTGAAATACTCAAGGAATAATATCCTTCCGCTTTCATCAAGCAGCTCGTTCGGGCCTGCTCTTGCAAGTGGTAAAAGACCGTAGTAATGGGTCTCACATGAGTTAAGAGGCACAAAGTAGCTGATTATTCTAAATGGGCCTAGCTCTCCCTCATCGGTTATTTAAGCCCATCAAATCCATTTTCAAAAATCCATCTTGGTCTCAAGATAATGATAttataacctcaaaaatattttattagtcaTGTTATCTTTAATTAAGACGTATTTCAGcaaaattctaatacaaaaaaattggttagtaatttttttatcaaaaaaaaatatttatatatttcaaataaatttttaacacttatatttaaatataataatgtgTTACTTTAGTATGTCAAAACTTAAAGGTTTTCCAatttatagaataataatatatatatatatatacaagtctcACGCATGACATTTATCTctaaaagataaatgttaaagccacaaaaagattctataaaatatactcacaaattgacatgactttatatgatacatttgttttacaataaaaataattttataatctaacgtaccacATTAAGTTACGTCagttttataagtttatttttgtaggatctCTTTGTGGTTAAAATATCTATCTTTAAAAAAGTAGACCTCACcatgaaaaagtttgaaattttttatttttatagtagagTAAACttcaaaacttatatatttaagtcTTGGTTACTCATATATACTTAAGACGGGAATTTTTTTGGGATGGAAAAATGAATGTCCTAATTTCTTGTTCAGTACACGCACACGCTTATAAAACAATTTGATAATCGAATTCAGAAGCATTGATTTCTATGAATACTTCATCTCaattttcaatattaaaaataaaaaaagaaaagcgcTATATGCTGTTCCAAAAAGGAAGCCATCCCTGTCACCATTGCAAGGGAAAACAGAGTGGAGAAAAACAAACCAGAGAAAACCATGAAAAGCCGCGTACACAACAgtaattaacataattaacaaCTTCTTAAGATGTAATGCCTTGTTCAGATTAAAGGATGAAAGGCTGCAGAATCATACGAAACTGTATTCCCTAACAACTAAAAACCTGAATTTTCAAACATAAGGCTGTCGATGAAttcacaaaaccaaaacaattttCTTGACCAATATGTGCTCTAAACCATCTTTGTATCTTTATTATCTAGCATTGGCCGGATGGTGCACATGACACTCAAATGTCCAATTCCTAGGTAGGTTTTCTAAACATTTTCCCACAGGTTTATACAAGTAACCATACTTCCATTTTCGATTCAAAATCTAGTTCAGAGTCTTCAGACCATCGCTCTTGGTATGCAACAATACGCTAGTCTGTTTGTTTACCTCAATACCTACAGTCTCCCCACCCAATATTCTCATACAAACAAATAGCAAGAAATGATAGGGGTGCTACCGCATGGTGCGGAGTGGGGGAACCCCCTCCCTGCCCCCTGCTCAACTCCATGACACATCggttctaaaaaaaatttgggccAGACAAAGGGGGTGGGCCCCCTCTGCACCCCTAAGAAATGGTGAGTATCGGCTCGATGACATCAAGCCCATTGGACGAGTGATTCTGAAGAACATCAGACTAGTTAGAGGACCCTCAAATCCTTGGATTAATAGGAAGGATTTCATGACCGAACTTATTTGTAGTACTAGCTAGAGGATTCATTCATGAAGTAGGCTTGAACAGCCATTATAatcccacatttttttttttgataagtaagataaatattattaacaaaaaggcAATAACTGCCAGTTACAAAAATGTATACCCTATTTACAAAGGCATGTTAGAAACTAGAAAATCATGAAGTTCCATGCCATTAAaaacagcaatggcccaagtacaaagagtcctaaaaaagaaaatttttagttcttccatcgatctctccctgtcttcaaacgtcctctcatttcgctcttgccataggcaccacatgatacaaatcggaatcatcttccaaatctctTTGATTTGATACTCACCTCGAATAAATGTCCAACACGCCAATATATCCACCACTGattccggcataacccaagcaagaTCCATCCTTTGGAATACCTCATTCCAGAGCGCCCTagctacctcacaatgcaagagTAAATGATTTACCGCCTCACCTCCtcctttacacatacaacaccagtctacgATAATTATCCTcttctttctcagattatctgtaGTAAGGATCTTGCCTAAtgccgctgtccacacaaagaaagaagcttttggAGGGGCCTTGTGTCGCCAGAGCCTTTTCCAGGGAAACAGTGCCCCTGGCGCTTGTGTAAGGACTTTATAATAGGACCGAGCAGTGAAAACCCCTTTTCCTGCAGGAATCCACCAGAGGCTATCCTCATGCTGGGTATTAGGATTAAAAGAGTATAGATAACTATAAAATTCTGCAAAAATCTCCaactcccaatcctgtgccgcccggttgaaattaatattccaGTGGATACCCCTTTCTGAAATACCCATGACCTCCGCCACTGTAGCTTCTTTGGCACTTGCTATCTGGAAAAGACTAGGAAACAACTCTTTTAGGGCACTGTTACCACACCATGTATCCTTCCAAAACCTGATCCTGGCACCTGACCCCACCTGAAATCTCGTATGTCGATAAAAAACCTCCCACCCTTTTCTAatatacttccatagccccCTTCCATGTgtccctctaacttctctagtacaccaaccttCCCCTAAACTACCATATTTAATTTCTATCACATTTCTCCATAGGGCTTCTGGCTCCttggtatatctccacaaccatttgccaagtaacgCCCGATTAAACAGCCGCATATTTCtgatacccaaaccaccattggagataggaTGGCATACCTTCTCCCATTTGaccagatgaaatttaaacttgTCTCCCATTCCaccccacagaaaatctctctgtaacttctcaagACGCCTCGCCACACTTGCCGGAATAGggaataaagataagaaataagtaggtagattagaaagtgtgcttttaatcaaagtgaTCCGACCCCCTTTTGtcaagtacattctcttccaccctgccagtttcctttctattttttcaattactgtGTCCCAAATCGAGCTTGTCCTCGGAGCTATACCCAAAGGTAATCCCAGGTAAGTCATAGGAAAAGACTTTATCTTACAACCCAACGTGTCAGCCAACTCCCTAATATTCTGAACCTCTCCAATCGGTACCATCTCAGATTtatcatagttcacttttagaccagacactgcttcaaaacacaatAGACACGCCTTGACAGCCCGCACCTGGTCCCGATCAGCTTcgcacataataagcgtatcatctgcaaacaacaagtgAGAAATGGTAGTAATGTCCCTGGTTGGAGAACCAATTTGGAAGCCCCTAACAAAACCATTAGCCGACAAGGCcgagatcatcctgcttagAGCCTCCATCAcgataacaaaaagtaaaggagataacggatccccttgcctcagcCCACGAGAACTCTGAAAGAAACCCTCAGGGCTGCCATTGATCAAAACAGAATACCGTACTGTAGAGATACACCACCTAATCCATGACCTCCACCTttcaccaaaaccacacctacTCAAAAGATGTAagaggaaatcccaattaacatggtcatacgccttttccatatccaatttgCACATAATACCTGAGTTTCCCTCATTCATTCTggtatccaaacattcattggcaattaggACCGCATCGAGGATCTGTCTTCCtttaacaaaggcattttgaggcttagtcACAACTTTTCCTAGGACCTCACTTAAGCGATTTGCAAGTACTCTTGAGATAATCTTGTACACTCCATTCACTAAGCTGATAGGCCGAAAATCCGAGATCTCAATAGCCCCGGCCTTTTTAGGAATCAATGCAAGAAACGTGgaattaagacttttctcaaattttccaaacgagaacaactcctgaaacaccttcataagatcttctttaatcacctcccagcattcttggaagaaacccatagagaaaccatccggtCCGGGAGCCTTGTCTTTTGCCATTTTTCTTACTACATTAAGAACCTCTTCCTCatcaaaagccctctccaacCTGACCACATCCCCTGGTTCAATAATGTTAAACACCAACCCATCAAGAGTAGGCCTCCACCCCTCCTGTtcagtaagtatttttaaaaaaaaatcaaccacatGTTCTTTGATAACCTCTTTTTCTCTCCGCTCcaccccctcaattttcaacACCTCAATGTTATTGTTTCTTCTGTGCGAGTTTGCAATACTATGGAAATACCTCGTGCTCcgatccccttcctttaaccataATGCTCTTGACTTTTGGCGCCAAGACATTTCCTCCTGCAATattatcctctcaagatctgTGCCCAACAAAGTTTTCTGTACTTGTTCTTCTTCAGTAAGAGGCCTCCCCTCCTGTAGTCTTTCTAACTCCTGTATTTCCATCCACTTGGTGTTTTTGTTCTCCTCCACATTACCGAAAGACTGTTTATTCCATATTCTTAGatctctttttaaaactttcagcTTATTTGCTAAAATAAAGCTGGGTGTACCCTCAAACTGATAAGACATCCACCACTGTTTGACCctctccacaaaaccttctgatttcaaccacatattctcaaacttaaaataccgtCTACTACTctgaatacctccacaatccagtaagataggccaatgatccgagCTTAACCGGCCCAACCGCTTTTGCCATACGTTCGGATACTGGCTTTCCCACTCTGGTGAAATCAGGAACCGATCCAATCGAGTCCATGTATTATTATTAGACCATGTAGCAAGGCCCCCTGCTAGTGGCAGATCTATCAGGTTTAGGTCAAAGATGCACTCTGAGAACTCCAAATTTGCTGGCCTCAATCTTCTATTTCCAAAGCTTTCACTTTGGAATCGAGcaacattaaaatcacccccaatacaccaagggagTTCCCACCAGCAATGAACCCCAGCAAGCTCTTCCCACAATAATCTTCTATCCACGTCTAAATTGGGCCCATAAAcccctgcaaaagcccacaagaaACCATCCACCACACTTCTAAAAGAGCACGCTACCATATAATTCCCTATATAGTCCTctactttctccaccacccgCCTATCCCATAACAATATTACTCCTCCCGATGCCCCCGAAGAAGCCAAATACACCCAATCTACATAATTATTACTCCATATACTCCTCACAATCCTCCTATTGATTATCTTCAGctttgtttcttgtaaacaaacgatgtccgctttccactcacgaagTAAGTGTCGAATTCGAGTACGCTTTTCTACCTCATTAAGACTGCGgacattccaagacacaatttttGACTTCATTTATGAACAAACTTCCCCTTCCCTTTTACCCTACTCCTACTAGGACTATCCTCCGAattcatcgaccacatcaaCCTTTTGAGCTCCCGATTTTGCTTTAAGTCCCCCTTTTTTTTCTGCTGATTCCCAacttccatagcagttaacaatgctatgaactgctcttcatacccCTCGCAACTAATCCCCACAAAATGTTGAATCTCTTTCACCTTATGTAATACCCAGTCTGAAGCTTGATTTGGAAAACAATAGTTCAATGGGATAGGATTGTTACTCTGGAAATTCTGAAAATCCTCCCCCACAGAAAAATCCTCTAAACCCAACTGATCACACGCCTCAGAGAGGGCTAAAACATCCTCCACCGAGTGCATGAAATCCTCGGACTCCTCATCCCCAACCTCCGACTCGGAAACCTCTAAGGGTCTGACAGATAGCTTCGCCGGAACCATCCCCGTGCCTTCCAAAGAAGTCGGTAAAGTCTGGGTCACATTCTCCCGGATTTCGAGCTCATTTTCTGCACAGAACACCTTTGACGCCTCGTCGGCGGCCTCGTCGGCGGCCTCTACAGCTGtcgtcggcggtttctgtgctACCTCCACCATCGGAAAGCTTTCCGGCACGAAAACTGGGCTGGGTGTCGCGCCGCTGTGATTCACGCGTTTCTGGGCAGGGTCTTCACACTCGGATCCCTGCCCACCCATTTGTGACTCGGGCTGACCCGGCTGGGAAGGCCCAGCCCCTGCAGAAACCGGGCCTCGCTGATTGGGCCGAGTCTGCCCATTAATTTTCCTCCAAACAGCCCGCCCCTTAAATTTATTCTGGTGGGCTTGATTCCGGGTTTTACTAGGCCCAGCCCCTTCACCCATATTTCCAACCCGTCCCACTTTTCTTCTTAAAGCTTCCACGTCTTCTGCTTTCTTTAACCCCTCGACAAAGGACACTATATCAGCCATATCTCTCTGCAAATAGCGTAGCTGGCCTTGCATCTCCATCAGTAGCCTTCGCACTTCCCACGCCTCCTGACACGCCGCGGATCTCCTGCCATGGGTATGGTTCGGGATTGCGTCTCGGCTCCACTCCCTTTGTCTTCTGTCAGAGTTTGTCTCTCCATTTTCCTGTTTCCTCCTAGCTATCGGCAACGACGAAGATAAGGCCTCCTTATACGTCCGTGACTGAACTGCCTCCTTCCCTTTGTTCACCTGAGCTCCTCCATTGACATGGATTTCTCTACCACTTTCAACCAAAGCCTCCCTCATTTTCCTCCAACCCCACCCCTTATTTCCTTCTGGAAAGCACAACACGTTTCTCCTACCCCCCTGGTTATATTCAAACACTTCAAGGTATCTTCCTCTATAATTTGCACATCGTTGGGCAATAAGACTGCAGTAACCAACTCTAGTTGCTGAATACACCTCCTTCTTCCCCTCTCTTAGACTTTCCTCTAACACCTTCCTCAGCCAATGTATGGATGCTAATCCCAGGATCACTGAATGATCCATCTTCCAGTTTCTCTCGGTAACTCTCACTGATCCACCACTCCCTTTTGACAGAATAAATCTTTTGGATTCGATAACCACTTCTATGGGATAACCCATAATGATGAAGCAGTTAACACCTCAAGATTTATTTCACCATTAACAGAAAACTAATAAGCATATTTTAGCTTTGTAGTAACTGGAGTGAAACCAATGCTATCAGAATTGCAACATCACAACTTTTAGACTTGCCACTTCCACTACCACAATTCTAGATGCCATGGTACCGTCACAACCCCTAAATTCATGGACATCCAAAACAAGGATCACTGTAGCTGCTAAACCGCAACTCCAAACGAGAAAATGACGAGGCGCCTGCACTAATAGCATGGCTAATGAGAGTGTGTAGCAAGCCTTGTATGCCAATAGACAggtaccttcttttttttttcctttttttttttttaatttattttttgcacaAAACAAGAGATTATATCCAACAAAACTCTCAATGTTTATAATAGCTCTTTCCTACAGAAGCTCCCGACCTTAATGACCCGGAGCAGCATACAACGTAAATAACGTGCATAGACAGCTACAAGTATAGCAACTCACTAATTAAACTAACTAGATCTCCCCATAtcaaagttttgttttttttttttttacagaattcCGGAGGCTGTTCAATTGCACACAACATGCCTTTTACCAAGTTGAACTCGCCACCGTGTAAGGCGCAATCCAAGGGTACAAGTAAAACACTTCAAAAGCTGTACCAAATTCTTAATCTAAATCCTGATTTGAAAAGGGCAATAGAAAACCACAAATATTGCCCAGAAGTTTCCAAATGCTAGAAAGAAAATTTCAAGGGGcagtcatcatcatcatcacatgaTAAACAGAACTCAACAACACCATCATGCATGCTAAAAACATAAGTAAATGATAAAAGgacccaatatatataatttcacgTGCGACAGAAAATGGAAA
This genomic interval from Juglans regia cultivar Chandler chromosome 3, Walnut 2.0, whole genome shotgun sequence contains the following:
- the LOC108984512 gene encoding probable zinc transporter 10, translating into MTTYLLKLISIFFLLISAFPPQALSDSGECQTESNSCNNKSRALPLKIIAIVSILVTSMIGVSLPLVTRSIPALQPDRNLFLIIKSFAAGIILATGFMHVLPDSFDMLWSDCLKENPWHKFPFSGFLAMLSAIVTLMVDSMATCIYSRKCNAGVTPDHNINAVGGDQEMAVVSAGHVHAHGQHHGAKAGSGETQLLRYRVVAMVLELGIIVHSIVIGLSLGASNNTCSIKGLVAALCFHQMFEGMGLGGSILQAEYKFLKKAIMVFFFSVTTPFGIALGIALSKTYKENSPSALITVGLLNASSAGLLIYMALVDLLAADFMGPRMQASIKLQIKSYMAVLLGAGGMSLMAKWA